A region of the Cyanobium usitatum str. Tous genome:
TCTCCACCTCCACCTGGTCACCCAGCATGTAGGTGCGGCGGTTTTTGCGCCCCACGAGGCGGTTTTGGCGGGAGCGGTATTCGTACCAGTCGTCCTTGAGGGAGCTGACGTGCACCAGGCCTTCCACCTGGGAAGGGGGCACCTCCACGAAGAAGCCGTAGCTCTGCACGCCGCTGATTACCCCAGGAAGCACCTGCCCCACCAAGGGCTCGGCCTGGCGGGCCTGGAGCATGGCCAGCAGGTCGGCCTGCAGTTCAGATAAAAAGCGGCGCCGGCCATTGAGACGCTGCACCAGCCCGTGCTCCTGAACTTCCAGGTAGGGAGTTAGCTGGCTGGGGGCCAGCAGCGGCCAGTCGATGGCGCCGTGGCAGGCATCGGAGGCCAGGTCGACGGTGGTTTTGTGGCGCACGCTGGGGCGGTCCTTGCCCTCGGTGAGCAGCAGCACCAGCAGCTGCTGGTTCCACAGATCTGAGTAGTGCAGGGTTGGGCAGCACCAGGGAGCAAGGGCTGCCCCCTCTTCCAGCAGGCCCGCCAGGGCATGGGGGCCGGGGCTGGTGCTGAGCTGGATCGGTTTGAGGATGGCCTGCAGTTGCTGCTGCAGGGCCCGGCTGCGGTCGGTGCCAGCGAAGGCGGCGGCCAATTCGGCCGCACTGGCATTGCCCTCTTCGCTCAGCTCCAGCGGGATGTCGAGGGCCAGAGCAGCCCGGGCAACGTCGTTGAGGTCGCTGGGGTCCGCCAGGGCATTGGTGGCATAGATCGCCGGCAGTTCCAAGGTTGCCAGGTGCTGGCCTAGGGCCTGATCGGCCAGCAGCACCGCTTCGCGCAGCAGGGCCAGGGGATGGTGGGGTTCCAGGCTCACGAGCCAGCCAGCCAGGGCGCTGTCGGGGCCGGGCACCGCCAGATCTCCCAGGCTGTCGATGGCGGGCAGGGGCAGGTTGAGGTCGAGGGAACCCGCCGCTTGCCGCCGTTGGCGCAGCAGGCCAGTGACAGCGATGAGCTGCTCCAGCGGGCCCAGCTGCTCCTTCAGCCCCTTGAGCGCCGCTGGCACGGTGCGGCTCTTGGGTTTGCGCTCCGCCAGGGCATTCAGTGCTTCCAACCCGACTGCCGCCACGGGATTGATCTGGCTGCGGCTGAAGCGGTAGTGCTCAAGGCTGCCGTCAGCGCCCAGCTCCAGGGCCACCGACAGGGCTGCCTGCACCTCGCCCACCTTGAAGGCACTGGCCTTGGCCAGGGCTGGACTCAGCAGCGGTAGCCACTGGTTTCCGGTGCAGTAAGCGTCAGCCTGGTTGCGAAGCCAGGTGTCCAGGGTGCTGCCGGCGCTGAAGCGCTCAGCGATGGCTGGGGTGTGCACCCACAGGGTCCAGCCGCCGTCGCGCTCCTCAATGGCCAGGGCTGGCAGAGCGGGGGCTTCCTTGCCGCTCCATGGTTCCAGCAGCAGGGCGGCCTGGGCGGTGAGGTCGGTGCGCTCCTTGGCGGCCAGCGCTTTAAGGGTTGCCCGCGGTGGTTGGGGGCGGCTGTGGAGCCGGTGCTTGGTCAGCAGCAGGTCGAGGTCGGCTGCTTCCCCCCCGTTAACAGGCAGGCTGCGAGCTACGTGGCCCTGGGGGGCGAACTGCCCCACCGGGTAGCGGTCCACCAACACTTCCACCACCGAGGCCTGTTCGGCATTGAGATGGGCGGCGTCACCAGCTGGCAGCTCAACCGCCGTAAGCAGGCGGTCGTCAAGGGGGGTGGCCACCAGACGCTCATCCTGTTGCTCGACTTGGGCCAGCAGGGAGGTGGTGTGGCGCTCAAGAACGCACTGCACCCCGCCCTCAGGAGAGCGACGGCGTCCGCCCTCGCGGGTCACCTTCACCAGCACCCGATCGCCGTTCCAGGCGTGGTTGAGCTGGTGATCGCGGATGTAGATGTCTTCGCCACCGTCTTCGCGCAGGGCAAAGCAGAAGCCTTTGCTGGAGCAACGCAGCCGTGCGGCGATCAGTTCAGGGTCTTCGCGGCGGGCGACGCCGGCCTCACTGACCTCCAGCAGGCCAAGGCGGCTGAGGCCGTCGAGGCCGATCTGAAGCTGCTGCTTTTCAGCTTTTTGGCTAATGCCCAGGGCTTTTTCCAGCTTTGTCAGCGGCAGGGCTTCCTGGGCGGGCAGCTGGTCGAGCAGGTCGGCGACCGTGAACTTCATCTATGGGAGGGCTGGCTGGACTGAAGCCGGTTGATGGCGGACTGGACTCGGAGCGATGCCCACGGCCGCCAAGGCCTTCATGTAGTGATATTAGTCAGCTGACGCTTCTTCGGCTTCCGGGCTGCTCGATCGCTGGATCAGGCGTACTCCGATCACCAGAAAGCCAACGGAGGCTGCCAGCTGCAGGGCATTGGTGGGGATTACGGCGGATAGGGAGCCGCCGGCGGCTGCGCCCAGCAGGCTGGCCAGCACCAGGGCAGCGGAACTGCCGGCAAATACGGCTCCTGGGCGGGTTGAGGTGCCACTGATAGTCACGATGGCCAGCTGGGTTTTGTCTCCCAGCTCAGCCAAAAACACAGTGGCGAAGGTGGAAGCGAGCAGGGCGAAGGGCATGGCGTAGCGCTGCGGTTAGGAGAGGGGAAGGTCGGAGGGGCTGGGCACTAGGCCCAGTACGGCTTGCCGGCCCAGCCACAGGCCCAGGGCCACCATCAGGATTCCCGCCAGGCGCTCCAACTGCTGTGGCGGCATCACCTTGGCCAGCCAGCGGCCCAGTAACACCCCCACCAGGCTGGAGCTGATCAGGGCCAGGGAGGCACCAACAAACACGACAACTGGCCTGCCTGATTGGGCAGAGAGCAGGAGGGCGGCGAGCTGGGTCTTGTCCCCAAGCTCAGCCAGGAAGACCGTGGTGAAGGTGGTTAGGAAGACGGCACCCCAACTGCCTGCCCGGCTGGTGCTGGGATCGGGTTCGCTGCTCATAAACGTTTCCGTATGGCACGCCTAAAGCGCTTCATTACCCTGCCACGGCCCCCGTATTCGCTGCGAATTTGCTGCAGGCAGCAGCCGATAGCCAGGCGGTCGCCGGCACCTGGATCATCAACCGTGCCAAACAGCTGCACCAGGTTGGCCACGTTGCAGAAGTCAGGCCGGTCCGCATAGATGCGGCAACTACGGGAGCCGGTGTTGAAGTTGATGCACCAGCCATCGGGGCCCACCATGGCCAGATACTGCTCCTGCTGCTCTGGGCTGAGCGCCTCGATTGCTTCCTGACGCAGACTGGGATCCAGCCGGCAGCAGGCTCCGCAGCCGCTGATACATCCCCAATGGGCCCGATCGTCCCTTGCCATCCCCCTGCAGCGATTAACTCCATTCAGCCACAGGCCAAGGCGCTACTGCTGCTGTGACAAGCCGTCACAGAGCCCGCCGGCAGGCATGGGCCGCTGGGATCGACCCCTAACCTGTGCCCACAGCGACTACTGCTCTGCGGCAGCAACCTCCATGGGTATCGACTTCCACCTGATCGCCAATTTTGCCGCCCTGGCGCTGATCACCCTGGCCGGTCCTGCCGTGATCTTCGTGCTCTTCTACCGCCGCGGCGCCCTCTGATCGCCACTTCTGCCGAGGTTCCAGAGGGCGTGATAAATCGGCTCAGGCTGGATCTGGCGGCCCACATAGGCACCCACCACGGCGCTCAGCAGGATGCCGAAGAGCCACTGCTGATCCCCTGCCATGCGCAGGGCAAACAGCACCGTCATCAGGGGCAACTGGGTAGCCCCGGCTAGGGCTGCCGCCATGCCTAGGGCCAGGCCAAGCTGGCTGCTGCCCCCCAGGAGCTCCAGGCTGCCGCTGCCAAACAGGGCACCAATGGCGAAGGCTGGATCAATCAGGCCGCCCGGTATTCCCGCTGCCAAGGCCAAAATTGGCGCCACCAGTCGGGCTGCCACCAGCAGTAGCCAGCCGATGACGCTGAGGGGCGAGCCGGGCACCGGCAAGCTGCCGCGGCCTTCAGGCAGCTGAGCCATCAGCGCTTCACCATCGCCACCGCTCCAGCCACCGCTGGCCACGGCGATTAGGCCAAGGGCTAGGCCCAGCCCCAGCCCCCAGGCCAGGGGCCGTTGCCGCACTCGCTGGCGCAGCAGGGCTGAGCTCCGCCAGAGGATGCGGCTGAACAGGCCGCCCAGCAGGCCGCCACCCACCCCTACGGGCAGGGCCCAGAGCAGTTGCTGCCATTCCGGCTGGGTGCTTTGAACCATGCCCAGGGTGAAAAGTGGTGTGCCTGCGAGGTTGCTCACCAGGGCTGCCGCTGAGCAGACCACTACTGCCGGCCACAGCACGGCTGTTTGGAAGCGTCCTGTGAGTTCCTCCACCACAAACACAGCTCCCATCAGCGGGCTGTTAAAGCCCCCCGCCAGGCCAGCGCCAGCGCCGATTGCCATCAGGCTCTGGGTGCTGAGTTTGGTCAGCAAGCGGGGGAAGCGTTGCCGCAGGCCGTGGGCCACTGCCGCACCCAACTGCACTACGGGCCCCTCGCGGCCGAGGGGCAGCAGGGCCAGGCTGGCCGCCGACCAGAGGCAGAGCCTTGCCACGGTGGCGAAGGGTGCCATCAAAGCGGCGGCCTGGTCGGGATCCTCGAGGCTCTCGATCGTTTGGGGTATGCCCGAGCCCGCACCCCGGGCCCAGGGGCCTGCCTGAAGCCAAAGTAGGGCTGGCATCACCAGCACCGGCGCCAGGGCGATCGCCAGGCCCTGCAGCGTCCAAGCCCCGCCGGCAAAGTTCGGCAGCTGCTGCAGCAGCAGATCCTGGACGTGGTCCACCAGATTCAGGGGCCAGCAAGCCAAGCCCACCAGCAGCCCCAACAGCAGGAGCTGCAACAGGAAGTAGAGCTGGCCGCGGTTTAGGGGCAAGGCCATCTCAGGCCACCAGTCCCAGGGCCAGTGCCGCATCTTGCATTAGGGCGCGCACGTAGGGGTGGTCGTGGCTGGCGCCCTCGGCGCTGGTGAGTTCGTCGCCGGCCGCATTGCGCACCACCAGCCCCGCCCCCTTGCGGCGACACCAGTAGGTGCGGTTGTGGTGTTGCAACACCACCTCACCACCATCAAAGGCTCCACCAGCGCTGGCTCGCAAGCCCACCAGCTCCAGCTGGAGCCGCTCCTCCCCCTGCCAGGAGTCGAGCCGCAGGCGGTAGGCCACATCCACCAGGCCGGGCAGGTTGGTTTCACCCTGCCAGCGCCAGCCCATGGCCCGCAGGCTCGCCTCGCCCTGGCGCAGCTCCAGTTGCAGGTGGCCTCCGCGCAGCAGCTTCTGGGCCGCCACCTGGCAGCCCTGGCTCCAGAACACGGGCTGGGGGTGGCCGATGCCGAAGGGCTCGAGCCGTTGCAGCTGGCGGTAGAAGCTGCGGTTGATCTGCTCAAAGCTGAGCAGGGCTTCCGGCTCTACCGGGGTGCCATGGCCTGCCTGCTGCAGCCAGGTTTGGGCCAGTTGGTTGAGCTGCTCGTGCAGGGCGGCCACCTGCTCGGCGCGCACGGTGAAGCCCCCGGCGGCGGGGTGGCCGCCGAAGCGCTCCAGCAGGGGCGCGCACTGCTGCAGGGCCCCATCCACCGCAAAGCCCCGGGGCGCCCGCACCGAGGCCCGCAGGCGGCCGTTGCCCTCGCCAGCGAGCAGGGCGGCGGGCAGGCCGAAGCGCTCCACCAGCCGGGCGGCCACGATGCCGATCACGCCGTGGTGCCAGTGGTTCTGGGCCAGCAGCAGGAAGGCCGGGCGCTGGGGACCATCGGCCTCGAGCAGGGCCAGGGCCTCGGCTTCGATGGCGGTGCAGAGGTCGCGGCGCTGGCGGTTGAGCGCTTCGCAATCGCGGGCCAGGGCCAGGGCCCGGCTTGGATCTTCGGTGGTGAGCAACTCCACCACCAGCTGGGGATCACCAAGCCGGCCGACGGCGTTGATGCGCGGCGCGATCTGGAAGCCCACCGCCTGGGCATCGAGGGGTGTCTCGTCGAGGCCAGCTAGCTGTTGCAGGGCCTGGAGCCCCACCAGGGGGCTGCGGCCCAGCTCGGGCAGGCCGTCGATGAGCCAGCGCCGGTTCACCCCCACCAGCGGGGCCATGTCGGCGATCGTGCCGATACAAAACAGATTGAGGGCAATCTGCTGGCCGTCGGTGTGCCGCAGGCTTTGGCAGAGCGCCGCCGCCAGCACGTAGGCCAGCCCCACCCCCGCCAGGCCCCGATAGGGGGATCCGGGTGGGGTGCGCTGGGGATGCAGCAGGGCCAGGTGCGGCGGCAGCGGATCGGGAATCGTGTGGTGGTCCGTGAGGATCGCCTCGACGCCAAGGGCTTCGGCCCGCTCCAGGGCCTCCAGGGCAGACACGCCGTTGTCGACGGTCACCAGCAGGGCGACCCCCTGCTCCGCCAGCTTCTCCACCATGGCGGCGTTGAGGCCGTAGCCGTCATCCATGCGGCTGGGGATCGCCGCGATCGGCCTGGCGCCAAGGCGCTGCAGCACCCCCACCAGCAAGGCCGTGCTGGTCATGCCGTCGGCGTCGTAGTCGCCGCAGATCGCCACTGCTTCCCCCTGGCTGCAGGCGCGCTTCAGCCGCGCTACCGCCTTGGCCAGGTCGGGGAAGTGGCGCCCGGCCGCCGGTGCCGCCTCCGGATCCAGCAGGGCGGCGATGGCCTCAGGGCTGGTGAAGCCGCGGCGGCTCAGCAGCGCCAGCAGCGGTTCGGGCAGGGGATCGGTGGACGGCGCTGCCTGCAGGGCGCCAGGCGCCAAGGGAGCGGGCAGGTGCCAGCGTTGCTCATGGAGGGCTGGCAGCAACGACACAACAACCAATACCTGGTCATTGTGCGGGACCTGCTGCTAGGCCGCATCCCCCAGAAGCGATGAGCCCTAGCCTGATAAGCCCTGGTGCGAGCAGCTGATGGCCCTGCAAGCCCTGCTCTGGGATGTGGATGGCACCCTGGCGGAGACCGAGCGGGATGGCCATCGCTTGGCCTTCAACCGGGCCTTTGCCGACGTTGGAGTGCCCCTGCATTGGGATGCCGCCCGCTATGGCGAGCTGCTGGCCATCAGCGGTGGCCGGGAGCGGATCACTGCTGCCCTGGCGGAGCTGCTGGGCGAGCCGCCGCCGCCAGAGTTGGTCGCTGAGCTGCAGGCCCGCAAGCAAGACCATTACGGAGCTCTGGTGGCCGCCGGCGAGTTGCGGCTGCGCCCCGGGGTGGCCGAGCTGATCGCTGCGGCTGGCTCGGCTGGCCTGAGCCAGGTGATCGTGACCACCAGCGGTCGCGCCGCGGTGGCGGCCCTGGTGGAGCACCTGCTGGGGGGGCTCTGCCAGCACTTCGCCTTCTGGGTGTGCGGCGAAGATGTGGCCCGCAAGAAGCCTGATCCGGAGGCCTATCAGCTGGCCCTGCAGCAGCTGGGCTGCCCCGCCTGCACCGCGCTGGCCCTGGAAGATTCCGGCAATGGTCTTGCGGCCGCCGCCAGCGCCGGACTGGCCTGCCTGCTCACCCTTAGCCACTACGGCAGTGCCGAACCACCGCAGCGCTTTGGGCGGGCGCGGGCGGTGGTCGATCAGTTGGGCGCTGGGGCGGCCGTGCTGCGGGGGCCCGCTTGTCAGGGCGGGCAGATCACGCTCTCCTATGTCCAGGCCTTGCTGGAGGATTCGCCACCGTGACGCGTTCGAACCTGCAGCCCACCCGCTTCAATCGGGCTATCGAGCGGCTAGGAGCCCAGCTGCTGGGCAATCTGCGTGGCAATTGGCGCCACCGCAGCAGCGTGGTTTTGGCCCTGCTGCTGGGTTTCTACGCCGGCAGCAATATCACGGCCTACGTGCTGATGTCGATCCCTGGTGGGCGCCCGATGGCGGTGCTGGCAACTGTGCTGCTGGTGGAGCTGGTCGTGCGCGTGCGCGGCCGAGTGGTTCGAGCCACGCCCGGACTCGGCTGGGTGCTGGTCGACAACCTGCGCATCGGGGTGGTGTACGCGGTGGTGCTCGAGGCCTTCAAGCTCGGCACCTGATGGATTCCCAGCTAGAGAGCAGGTTTGTGGAACCCCTGCAGGCCCAGTTGCAGTTGCTGGGCCGCAGCGGCCAGCGCGCGGTGCTGGCACTCAATGGGCCGGTGGGCGCTGGTAAATCCACCATGGCTCGAGTGCTGCAGCAACGGGCCGCTGGCCTTGGGCTGGGGCTGGCGGTGGCCTCAATCGACGACTTTTACCTGCCCTGGGAGCAGCGGCAACGGGCGCTTGAGGGCAACCCTTTTGGCGTATCCCGGGTGCCGCCGGGCAGTCATGACGTGGCCCTAGCGCTGGACTGTCTCGACGTCTGGCAGGCCGGCGGCGCCCTGCGTCTGCCTCGCTTTGACAAGACCCTGCGGGGGGGCCTGGGTGATCGCTCTGCTGAGGAGCTGGTGGAAGCGGAGGTGTTGCTGCTGGAGGGCTGGCTGCTCGGTTGCCGCTCCCTGGGCAGGCAAGCCCTGGCCACTATTCAGCCTCCGGCCGGGCTCAACGCCGAGGAGCTGGCCTGGCTGCCCCACTGGGACCAAGCCCTGGAGGCCTATCAGCCGCTTTGGCAGCGCTGCGCCCAGCTATGGCTGCTGCGTCCCCAAAGCTGGCAATCACCGCGCCGTTGGCGCCTGCAGGCGGAAGCTAAACAGCGCCGCCACGGCGCTGCCTGGTTGCCAGCGATAGAGCTGGATCGCGTGGTGCGCGCCAGCCTTTGTTCCCTGCCCCCATCCCTCTATCAGGATCCCCTGCTTGATCTAGCCAGTGGCTATGCGGTGCTGGACAGCCGCCGTCGCTGGATTGGCGGCAGCGGCGTTAGCTCAGAGCAGTAATTGAGAGTTTGGGACGATCAGCTTTCGCTGTCGTCACCCTCCTCATCCACGGGATAGATGAAGCCCTGGGCCTTGCCGCTCAGCACTGCCTTGCCGATGGAGAGAGCTTTCTTAGCTGCCACAGCAGCCTTGCCCTTCCAGGTGGCATGACGCTGATTGCGCTTGCCCTGGGAAGTTTTCTTCTTAGGAACAGCCATCCTGGCCCACTACATCAAACAAAGATCTTCCATTGTCGCCTCGCCTTTCGTCAAATCGCTAAGCTCGGTGCAAAGAAAGAACCTAGTGAGCGACAGCATTCCTCCGATTGGGCAATCCATGCGGTTGAACGGACTATCGACTCGCGACCCCGCTCCCTCCTACAGCCAGTTGCTGAAGGATCTGCGGGCGGGCAAGGTTAAGGATCTGGAGTTGTCGTTGCAGCAGCGGGAGGTGCGGGTGCGCTTCGACGACGGACGCCAGGCCACGGTGCCCGTATTCAGTAACGACCAGCTGCTGCTGCGCACCGCCGAGCAGGCGAAGGTGCCCCTCACCGTGCGCGATGACCGGGCTGATGGCGCTACGGCTGGTCTGGTGGCTAACGGGCTGTTGGTGCTGTTGCTACTGGGTGGACTTGCCCTCCTGATCCGTCGCTCGGCCCAGGTGGCCAACCGGGCCATGGGCTTCGGCAGCAGTAAGCCGCGGTTGCAGGAGGAGGGCGGCGTGGTGGTGCGCTTTGAGGATGTAGCCGGTATCGGTGAGGCCAAGGAGGAGCTGCAGGAGGTGGTCACCTTCTTGAAGGAGCCGGAACGCTTCACAGCCGTTGGCGCCAAGATCCCCAAGGGGGTGCTGCTGGTGGGCCCACCAGGCACTGGCAAAACCCTTTTGGCCCGCGCCATTGCCGGCGAGGCGGGCGTGCCGTTTTTCTCGATGGCGGCCTCCGAATTCGTTGAGATGTTCGTGGGGGTGGGTGCCAGTCGGGTGCGGGACCTATTTCGCAAGGCCAAAGCCAAAGCGCCCTGCATCATTTTCATCGACGAAGTAGATGCGGTCGGTCGCCAGCGAGGGGCAGGTATTGGTGGCGGCAACGATGAGCGGGAGCAGACCCTCAACCAGTTGCTCACCGAGATGGACGGTTTTGCAGACAACTCCGGCGTAATTCTGCTCGCGGCTACAAACCGACCTGATGTGCTCGATAGCGCCTTGATGCGGCCCGGTCGCTTTGACCGCCGCATCACCATCGACTTGCCGGATCGCCGCGGCCGTGAGGCGATCCTGGCGGTGCATGCCCGTAGCCGCCCCCTGGCTGGGGCGGTGTCGCTGTCGGCCTGGGCCAGCCGCACCCCGGGCTTTTCTGGGGCCGATCTGGCCAACCTGCTCAACGAGGCAGCCATCCTCACGGCGCGCCATCACCAGAGCGAGATCGACGACGGCGCCCTAGGCGGTGCCCTCGAACGCATCACCATGGGCCTGACGGCGGCACCGCTGCAGGACAGTGCCAAAAAGCGGTTGATTGGATATCACGAGGTGGGCCATGCCCTACTCACCACCTTGGTGCCAAAGGCCGATCCCCTCGACAAGGTGACCCTGCTGCCGCGCTCAGGCGGAGTTGGCGGCTTTGCCCGAATGATGCCGGACGAGGAGATCCTCGACTCCGGGTTGATTAGTAAGGCCTACCTGCAAGCCAGGCTTGTGGTTGCTTTGGGTGGCCGCGCGGCTGAGCTGGTTGTTTTTGGTCCAGCTGAGGTGACCCAAGGTGCCAGTGGTGATCTGGATATGGTCACCCGCATCTGCAGGGAGATGGTGACCCGCTACGGCTTCTCCAGTCTTGGCCCGGTGGCCTTGGAGGGGGATGGGGCTGAGGTTTTCCTCGGCCGC
Encoded here:
- a CDS encoding 50S ribosomal protein L32, translating into MAVPKKKTSQGKRNQRHATWKGKAAVAAKKALSIGKAVLSGKAQGFIYPVDEEGDDSES
- the ftsH gene encoding ATP-dependent zinc metalloprotease FtsH, which gives rise to MRLNGLSTRDPAPSYSQLLKDLRAGKVKDLELSLQQREVRVRFDDGRQATVPVFSNDQLLLRTAEQAKVPLTVRDDRADGATAGLVANGLLVLLLLGGLALLIRRSAQVANRAMGFGSSKPRLQEEGGVVVRFEDVAGIGEAKEELQEVVTFLKEPERFTAVGAKIPKGVLLVGPPGTGKTLLARAIAGEAGVPFFSMAASEFVEMFVGVGASRVRDLFRKAKAKAPCIIFIDEVDAVGRQRGAGIGGGNDEREQTLNQLLTEMDGFADNSGVILLAATNRPDVLDSALMRPGRFDRRITIDLPDRRGREAILAVHARSRPLAGAVSLSAWASRTPGFSGADLANLLNEAAILTARHHQSEIDDGALGGALERITMGLTAAPLQDSAKKRLIGYHEVGHALLTTLVPKADPLDKVTLLPRSGGVGGFARMMPDEEILDSGLISKAYLQARLVVALGGRAAELVVFGPAEVTQGASGDLDMVTRICREMVTRYGFSSLGPVALEGDGAEVFLGRDWLRSEPPYSRETGNRIDALVRELASSALDQAVALLQPRRALMDELVEMLIRDETIEGEAFRAVVTSHEAAHPQPTGSAVALQSTGKADVEAAQVGV
- the recJ gene encoding single-stranded-DNA-specific exonuclease RecJ produces the protein MLPALHEQRWHLPAPLAPGALQAAPSTDPLPEPLLALLSRRGFTSPEAIAALLDPEAAPAAGRHFPDLAKAVARLKRACSQGEAVAICGDYDADGMTSTALLVGVLQRLGARPIAAIPSRMDDGYGLNAAMVEKLAEQGVALLVTVDNGVSALEALERAEALGVEAILTDHHTIPDPLPPHLALLHPQRTPPGSPYRGLAGVGLAYVLAAALCQSLRHTDGQQIALNLFCIGTIADMAPLVGVNRRWLIDGLPELGRSPLVGLQALQQLAGLDETPLDAQAVGFQIAPRINAVGRLGDPQLVVELLTTEDPSRALALARDCEALNRQRRDLCTAIEAEALALLEADGPQRPAFLLLAQNHWHHGVIGIVAARLVERFGLPAALLAGEGNGRLRASVRAPRGFAVDGALQQCAPLLERFGGHPAAGGFTVRAEQVAALHEQLNQLAQTWLQQAGHGTPVEPEALLSFEQINRSFYRQLQRLEPFGIGHPQPVFWSQGCQVAAQKLLRGGHLQLELRQGEASLRAMGWRWQGETNLPGLVDVAYRLRLDSWQGEERLQLELVGLRASAGGAFDGGEVVLQHHNRTYWCRRKGAGLVVRNAAGDELTSAEGASHDHPYVRALMQDAALALGLVA
- a CDS encoding chloride channel protein, giving the protein MALPLNRGQLYFLLQLLLLGLLVGLACWPLNLVDHVQDLLLQQLPNFAGGAWTLQGLAIALAPVLVMPALLWLQAGPWARGAGSGIPQTIESLEDPDQAAALMAPFATVARLCLWSAASLALLPLGREGPVVQLGAAVAHGLRQRFPRLLTKLSTQSLMAIGAGAGLAGGFNSPLMGAVFVVEELTGRFQTAVLWPAVVVCSAAALVSNLAGTPLFTLGMVQSTQPEWQQLLWALPVGVGGGLLGGLFSRILWRSSALLRQRVRQRPLAWGLGLGLALGLIAVASGGWSGGDGEALMAQLPEGRGSLPVPGSPLSVIGWLLLVAARLVAPILALAAGIPGGLIDPAFAIGALFGSGSLELLGGSSQLGLALGMAAALAGATQLPLMTVLFALRMAGDQQWLFGILLSAVVGAYVGRQIQPEPIYHALWNLGRSGDQRAPRR
- a CDS encoding RNB domain-containing ribonuclease, which codes for MKFTVADLLDQLPAQEALPLTKLEKALGISQKAEKQQLQIGLDGLSRLGLLEVSEAGVARREDPELIAARLRCSSKGFCFALREDGGEDIYIRDHQLNHAWNGDRVLVKVTREGGRRRSPEGGVQCVLERHTTSLLAQVEQQDERLVATPLDDRLLTAVELPAGDAAHLNAEQASVVEVLVDRYPVGQFAPQGHVARSLPVNGGEAADLDLLLTKHRLHSRPQPPRATLKALAAKERTDLTAQAALLLEPWSGKEAPALPALAIEERDGGWTLWVHTPAIAERFSAGSTLDTWLRNQADAYCTGNQWLPLLSPALAKASAFKVGEVQAALSVALELGADGSLEHYRFSRSQINPVAAVGLEALNALAERKPKSRTVPAALKGLKEQLGPLEQLIAVTGLLRQRRQAAGSLDLNLPLPAIDSLGDLAVPGPDSALAGWLVSLEPHHPLALLREAVLLADQALGQHLATLELPAIYATNALADPSDLNDVARAALALDIPLELSEEGNASAAELAAAFAGTDRSRALQQQLQAILKPIQLSTSPGPHALAGLLEEGAALAPWCCPTLHYSDLWNQQLLVLLLTEGKDRPSVRHKTTVDLASDACHGAIDWPLLAPSQLTPYLEVQEHGLVQRLNGRRRFLSELQADLLAMLQARQAEPLVGQVLPGVISGVQSYGFFVEVPPSQVEGLVHVSSLKDDWYEYRSRQNRLVGRKNRRTYMLGDQVEVEIQKVDALRHQIDLAVVLPEGYEGEPADSYPQTQDQDQDQDDIDPFAPIAVLSEV
- a CDS encoding TMEM165/GDT1 family protein, producing MPFALLASTFATVFLAELGDKTQLAIVTISGTSTRPGAVFAGSSAALVLASLLGAAAGGSLSAVIPTNALQLAASVGFLVIGVRLIQRSSSPEAEEASAD
- a CDS encoding TMEM165/GDT1 family protein; the protein is MSSEPDPSTSRAGSWGAVFLTTFTTVFLAELGDKTQLAALLLSAQSGRPVVVFVGASLALISSSLVGVLLGRWLAKVMPPQQLERLAGILMVALGLWLGRQAVLGLVPSPSDLPLS
- a CDS encoding HAD-IA family hydrolase; translated protein: MALQALLWDVDGTLAETERDGHRLAFNRAFADVGVPLHWDAARYGELLAISGGRERITAALAELLGEPPPPELVAELQARKQDHYGALVAAGELRLRPGVAELIAAAGSAGLSQVIVTTSGRAAVAALVEHLLGGLCQHFAFWVCGEDVARKKPDPEAYQLALQQLGCPACTALALEDSGNGLAAAASAGLACLLTLSHYGSAEPPQRFGRARAVVDQLGAGAAVLRGPACQGGQITLSYVQALLEDSPP
- a CDS encoding DUF565 domain-containing protein, which produces MTRSNLQPTRFNRAIERLGAQLLGNLRGNWRHRSSVVLALLLGFYAGSNITAYVLMSIPGGRPMAVLATVLLVELVVRVRGRVVRATPGLGWVLVDNLRIGVVYAVVLEAFKLGT
- the psb30 gene encoding photosystem II reaction center protein Ycf12/Psb30, with translation MGRWDRPLTCAHSDYCSAAATSMGIDFHLIANFAALALITLAGPAVIFVLFYRRGAL
- a CDS encoding YkgJ family cysteine cluster protein, which produces MARDDRAHWGCISGCGACCRLDPSLRQEAIEALSPEQQEQYLAMVGPDGWCINFNTGSRSCRIYADRPDFCNVANLVQLFGTVDDPGAGDRLAIGCCLQQIRSEYGGRGRVMKRFRRAIRKRL